The proteins below are encoded in one region of Dioscorea cayenensis subsp. rotundata cultivar TDr96_F1 chromosome 18, TDr96_F1_v2_PseudoChromosome.rev07_lg8_w22 25.fasta, whole genome shotgun sequence:
- the LOC120282252 gene encoding uncharacterized protein LOC120282252: MGLLSNKVERSEIKAGDHIYTWRAVYTYSHHGIYVGGSKVVHFTRKKDASSNIDSFDSSSNISPKAPSVCPTFPDCGFQRPNSGVILSCLDCFLGNGSLYLFQYGVTPSVFLAKVRGGTCSTAESDSPEMVIHRAMYLLQNGFGNYDVFENNCEDFALYCKTGLLTLEELGRGRSGQTSSAIGIPLAAIISSPLKLFLAGPVGVATVTAGMYCAGRYITDIGVRKDVVKVAVEDIAANLGWVDSSQDILPENEEQTPR, from the exons atgggTTTGTTGTCAAACAAAGTGGAGAGGTCTGAGATCAAAGCAGGAGATCACATCTACACATGGAGAGCAGTATATACTTATTCACATCATG GGATTTATGTAGGAGGAAGCAAAGTAGTTCATTTTACACGCAAAAAGGATGCATCGTCGAACATCGATTCATTCGATTCATCGTCTAATATCAGCCCAAAGGCTCCATCAGTTTGTCCAACATTCCCTGACTGCGGTTTTCAGAGACCAAACAGCGGAGTGATTCTATCTTGTTTGGATTGTTTTCTTGGAAATGGATCGCTTTACCTCTTTCAATATGGTGTGACACCGTCGGTTTTCCTCGCTAAAGTCCGGGGTGGGACTTGCAGTACGGCAGAATCTGACTCGCCGGAGATGGTGATTCACCGGGCAATGTACCTTCTCCAGAATGGGTTCGGGAATTATGATGTGTTTGAGAATAACTGCGAGGACTTTGCATTGTACTGCAAGACCGGGTTGCTGACTCTGGAGGAACTGGGCAGAGGAAGGAGTGGGCAGACCTCGTCGGCAATTGGTATACCTTTGGCGGCTATTATTTCATCTCCGTTGAAGCTCTTCCTGGCAGGTCCTGTCGGGGTGGCAACTGTGACGGCCGGAATGTATTGTGCAGGGAGGTACATAACAGATATCGGGGTGAGGAAGGATGTCGTCAAGGTTGCTGTTGAGGACATTGCTGCTAACCTTGGCTGGGTAGACTCTAGCCAAGATATATTGCCCGAAAACGAAGAACAAACACCGCGATGA